One part of the Microbacterium saperdae genome encodes these proteins:
- a CDS encoding exonuclease SbcCD subunit D, with translation MRILHTSDWHIGRTFHGTSTMDALAEVLGALTEQVRENAVDVVVIAGDVFDSATPSAAAYTLLGDALVALHDTGARVIVTSGNHDSAARLGFQARLLRDGIHVLTDPLSIGTPVTVEDADGPVHFFGIPYLEPAIVRQHWPEGDADGRPLRSQAQTMAHAMQLVRAGMRAHEGRSVAIAHCFAAGVDATAGLEREVRQGGLDVVPLSVFDGPDYVALGHIHGRQQLGERVRYAGAPLHYSFGEQHKQRGSWIVDLDSAGLSGVSWLELPVPRRLVTLTGTLAEILSETNVAAHAGDWVCAVYTDVLPQTEPMRRLRESFPYCAMVQHQPDVAAVTDERSYVQRLRAAVTDADRVEAFLEHVREGQGASEAEGVLIRDVLDERVRADALV, from the coding sequence ATGCGCATCCTGCACACGTCCGACTGGCATATCGGCCGCACCTTCCATGGCACCTCGACCATGGATGCGCTGGCCGAGGTGCTCGGAGCGCTCACGGAGCAGGTGCGCGAGAACGCCGTCGACGTGGTGGTCATCGCGGGCGACGTGTTCGACTCCGCCACTCCCTCGGCGGCGGCCTACACGCTGCTCGGCGATGCCCTGGTCGCGCTGCATGACACCGGCGCCCGTGTCATCGTCACCAGCGGCAACCACGATTCGGCTGCGCGACTGGGCTTCCAGGCGAGACTGCTGCGCGACGGCATCCACGTGCTCACCGACCCGCTGAGCATCGGAACGCCGGTGACGGTCGAAGACGCCGACGGACCCGTGCACTTCTTCGGCATCCCCTACCTCGAACCGGCGATCGTCCGCCAGCACTGGCCGGAAGGCGATGCAGACGGGCGTCCGCTGCGTTCCCAGGCCCAGACCATGGCGCACGCGATGCAGCTCGTCCGTGCCGGCATGCGTGCACACGAGGGTCGATCCGTGGCGATCGCGCACTGCTTCGCCGCCGGCGTCGATGCGACGGCCGGGCTGGAGCGCGAGGTGCGACAGGGCGGGCTCGACGTCGTTCCGCTCAGCGTGTTCGACGGCCCCGACTACGTCGCGCTGGGTCACATCCACGGGCGTCAGCAGCTCGGCGAGCGCGTGCGTTATGCCGGGGCACCGCTGCACTACAGCTTCGGTGAACAGCACAAGCAGCGCGGATCCTGGATCGTCGACCTCGACTCCGCCGGCCTGTCGGGGGTGTCGTGGCTCGAACTGCCCGTGCCGCGCCGACTGGTGACGCTCACCGGCACCCTCGCCGAGATTCTCTCCGAGACGAATGTCGCCGCCCACGCGGGGGACTGGGTGTGTGCGGTGTACACCGATGTCCTTCCGCAGACCGAGCCGATGCGTCGCCTGCGTGAGAGCTTCCCGTACTGCGCGATGGTGCAGCACCAGCCCGACGTCGCCGCAGTGACGGACGAGCGCTCCTACGTGCAGCGGCTGCGTGCCGCGGTCACCGACGCCGACAGGGTGGAGGCTTTCCTCGAGCACGTGAGGGAGGGGCAGGGCGCGAGCGAGGCGGAAGGCGTACTCATCCGTGACGTGCTCGACGAGCGCGTGCGCGCGGACGCTCTCGTCTGA
- a CDS encoding AAA family ATPase, protein MRLHRLEVEGFGPFRSRQSVDFDAFADDGIFLIAGRTGAGKSSILDAVCFGLYGGVPRYDGGEKRLRSDHCEPDDPSEVVVEFSTPSGRFRVTRSPEYLRPAKRGGGLTKQASAVTLDEWTDAGWVGRAARAVDVGNELDDILQLSREQFLQVILLAQNRFSEFLLANSKDRQALLRRLFGTQRFEDVQARFEERRRVAEQALGARLATVTARVEEAERLADEAELWGESSEDSGAQAPVARGNASTEDRLDVLRRAQARAEYRAERRASERDDAERRSAAADAALATAREEQRDQAERDRARTALARLEGEEPLIAQARTELSDARAAESLRGVLAATERARVALTGAVEAAQRAQAAWDAFGLPADDLEAWAAERTRATGAWQRALELEGQAAALADELQTAEAAVDVIEARLDEREADRATLPLQTIELTTQRDDARRRADRAADLRVALDQAQVRAAAVLESARLDIDQIAAEQDLARASAEHASAQTALAQLRRRRLDGFAGELASALVDGDPCPVCGSHEHPSPAAHADPVTADDVASAEQQRDEAAAREREESQRAATLRAELAVATSRADGRTLAQAETELAAIAAEHADSLAAAEKKVALDAELQEIAERAERLERDRAADLVVLASAREQLAILTQRRADAQELIAEARGDAPTVADRLAEATTQVAAARSLSASLAERERREAALGESAAEQDAALASSPFADAAAVQVALRSASALESLDARITAHAVQREKERAILFDLELRTLPEEPIDLAPAEIASSTARAAWSAAVDDAGRASGIVERLAGLIDSAASEHARTSAQTAEFEVLRGLADTIAGRGGNTRKMTLETFVLAAELEEIVEAANRRLGDMSTGRYQLQHSDALAARGAASGLGIVVFDAFTGQTRPAQSLSGGETFLSSLALALGLAEVVTARAGGIRLDTLFIDEGFGSLDGDTLDIAMRTLDELRQGGRTVGVISHVEAMQEQIPAQLTVRATPEGPSVVESR, encoded by the coding sequence ATGCGACTCCATCGGCTCGAGGTCGAGGGGTTCGGTCCGTTCCGCTCCCGGCAGAGCGTGGACTTCGATGCCTTCGCCGATGACGGCATCTTCCTGATCGCGGGACGCACCGGTGCCGGCAAGTCGAGCATCCTCGATGCGGTCTGCTTCGGTCTGTACGGCGGCGTTCCGCGCTACGACGGCGGGGAGAAGCGGCTGCGGAGCGATCACTGCGAGCCGGATGATCCTTCCGAGGTCGTCGTCGAGTTCAGCACTCCGTCCGGGCGGTTCCGTGTCACACGATCGCCCGAGTATCTGCGCCCCGCGAAGCGTGGTGGCGGTCTCACGAAGCAGGCTTCCGCCGTCACCCTCGATGAGTGGACGGATGCCGGATGGGTCGGCCGCGCGGCGCGGGCGGTCGACGTCGGCAATGAGCTCGACGACATCCTGCAGCTGAGCAGGGAGCAGTTCCTGCAGGTGATCCTGCTCGCGCAGAACCGGTTCTCGGAGTTCCTGCTCGCCAACAGCAAGGATCGACAGGCACTGCTCCGTCGACTGTTCGGGACGCAGAGGTTCGAAGACGTGCAGGCGCGGTTCGAGGAGCGACGTCGTGTGGCGGAGCAGGCGCTCGGCGCACGGCTGGCGACGGTCACTGCGCGCGTGGAGGAAGCGGAGCGGCTGGCCGATGAGGCGGAGCTGTGGGGAGAGTCTTCCGAGGACTCCGGCGCACAGGCGCCCGTGGCGCGCGGGAACGCCTCGACCGAAGACCGTCTGGACGTTCTGAGGCGCGCGCAGGCTCGAGCGGAATATCGGGCGGAACGGCGTGCCTCGGAGCGTGACGATGCGGAACGTCGATCCGCGGCGGCCGATGCCGCGCTCGCCACGGCCCGGGAGGAGCAGCGAGACCAGGCGGAGCGCGATCGCGCCCGCACGGCGCTCGCCCGGCTCGAGGGCGAGGAGCCGCTCATCGCACAGGCGCGCACAGAGCTCTCGGACGCGCGTGCCGCAGAGAGCCTCCGTGGAGTGCTGGCGGCTACGGAGCGCGCCCGTGTCGCACTGACTGGCGCGGTCGAGGCCGCGCAGCGAGCACAGGCAGCCTGGGACGCGTTCGGACTTCCTGCGGACGACCTCGAAGCGTGGGCGGCCGAGCGCACCAGAGCGACCGGTGCCTGGCAGCGGGCGCTCGAACTCGAAGGACAGGCCGCTGCGCTCGCGGATGAGCTGCAGACCGCGGAGGCCGCCGTCGACGTGATCGAGGCGCGTCTCGACGAGCGTGAGGCCGATCGCGCGACGCTTCCCCTGCAGACGATCGAGCTGACCACGCAGCGCGATGACGCCCGTCGCCGGGCGGACCGCGCGGCCGACCTCCGCGTCGCGCTCGATCAGGCTCAGGTGCGTGCCGCCGCCGTCCTCGAAAGCGCACGTCTCGACATCGATCAGATCGCCGCGGAGCAGGATCTGGCGCGCGCCAGCGCAGAGCATGCGAGCGCGCAGACGGCCCTCGCACAGCTGCGCAGGAGACGGCTCGACGGTTTCGCGGGTGAGCTCGCTTCAGCGCTCGTCGACGGTGACCCCTGCCCGGTGTGCGGATCGCACGAGCATCCCTCGCCGGCGGCACACGCAGATCCGGTGACGGCCGACGATGTGGCCAGCGCCGAGCAGCAGCGGGACGAGGCCGCGGCGCGCGAGCGCGAGGAGTCGCAGAGGGCCGCGACGCTTCGCGCGGAACTCGCGGTCGCCACCTCACGCGCCGATGGCCGTACCCTCGCGCAGGCCGAGACCGAGCTGGCCGCGATCGCCGCAGAGCACGCGGACAGTCTTGCCGCGGCGGAGAAGAAGGTCGCGCTCGACGCGGAGCTCCAGGAGATCGCGGAACGCGCCGAGCGCCTGGAACGGGATCGGGCCGCAGATCTCGTCGTGCTCGCGTCGGCGCGCGAGCAGCTGGCGATTCTCACGCAGCGCCGGGCTGACGCGCAGGAGCTGATCGCGGAGGCGCGCGGCGACGCGCCGACCGTCGCCGATCGCCTCGCTGAGGCCACGACACAGGTGGCCGCGGCGCGATCCCTCTCCGCGTCCCTCGCAGAACGGGAGCGCCGTGAGGCGGCGCTCGGAGAGTCTGCGGCAGAGCAGGACGCCGCACTCGCCTCCTCGCCGTTCGCCGATGCCGCGGCGGTGCAGGTGGCGCTGCGCTCCGCGTCCGCCCTGGAGAGCCTGGACGCGAGGATCACCGCCCACGCCGTGCAGCGTGAGAAGGAGCGAGCGATCCTGTTCGACCTCGAATTGCGTACGCTCCCGGAGGAGCCGATCGACCTCGCGCCCGCGGAGATCGCGTCTTCGACCGCTCGGGCGGCATGGAGTGCGGCCGTGGACGACGCCGGTCGAGCCTCCGGCATCGTGGAAAGACTCGCCGGGCTCATCGACTCCGCAGCGTCGGAGCATGCCAGGACCTCAGCTCAGACGGCCGAGTTCGAGGTGCTGCGCGGGCTCGCCGACACGATCGCCGGACGCGGGGGCAACACGCGCAAGATGACGCTCGAGACCTTCGTGCTCGCCGCCGAACTCGAAGAGATCGTGGAGGCGGCCAACCGGCGCCTCGGCGACATGTCGACCGGACGCTACCAGCTGCAGCACTCTGACGCTCTGGCGGCTCGGGGCGCTGCCTCCGGTCTCGGGATCGTGGTGTTCGACGCCTTCACCGGACAGACCCGCCCCGCCCAGTCGCTGTCGGGCGGCGAGACCTTCCTCAGCTCGCTCGCCCTCGCGCTCGGTCTCGCCGAGGTCGTCACGGCGCGAGCCGGCGGGATCCGCCTCGACACTCTCTTCATCGACGAGGGCTTCGGATCGCTCGACGGCGACACCCTCGACATCGCGATGCGCACTCTGGACGAACTCCGTCAGGGCGGCCGGACCGTCGGCGTGATCAGTCACGTCGAAGCGATGCAGGAGCAGATCCCGGCGCAGCTCACGGTGCGGGCGACCCCGGAGGGACCCAGCGTCGTCGAGTCGCGCTGA
- a CDS encoding GNAT family N-acetyltransferase encodes MTTSTLASGFLLTDEKDASRYTLHRDGNLVSVLDYRDDGRTVALTRAFTVPTFRGHGYAGVVVEGAVADIITRGDRKVDAVCWYVADWFDAHPEHAGLLRVR; translated from the coding sequence ATGACGACTTCGACGCTTGCCTCCGGCTTCCTCCTCACCGATGAGAAGGACGCATCGCGCTATACCCTCCACCGCGACGGCAACCTGGTCAGCGTCCTCGACTACCGCGACGACGGACGCACGGTGGCGCTCACCAGGGCCTTCACCGTCCCGACTTTCCGCGGCCATGGCTATGCCGGTGTCGTCGTCGAGGGAGCGGTGGCCGACATCATCACCCGGGGGGATCGCAAGGTCGACGCGGTGTGCTGGTACGTCGCCGACTGGTTCGATGCGCACCCTGAGCACGCGGGTCTCCTGCGCGTTCGCTGA
- a CDS encoding MFS transporter, which yields MSSSLRARPQTRWWALIVISLTQLVVVLDGTIVNIALPRAQADLGLTDGQRQWVVTAYALAFGALLLLGGRIADYVGRKRIFMIGMLGFGAASLYGGLSQQGWELILARGLQGAFAALLAPAALALLTVTFPSGRERNTAFAVFGTVAGTGAAIGMLLGGVLTEFTDWRWCLLVNLFFVVIGVVGGAIVLTESRAEGDNRYDVWGALTVTLGLGLLVYGFTLAENGWGDPLTIAFLVAGLALLGVFVWVESRVSQPLLPLRVVADRVRGGAFLIQGVAGAIMIGATVYLTFHLQFVLGMGALQAGLASLPLPIATMVLAPVATKLLPVIGPRPMLIVGPLIAAAGLFTLSGITPDGAYLVQIAPALVLLGIGMGFVFIPLQNLALSGVAPHDAGVASAVANSAMQIGGSIGLSVFTAVYAASVGGHAQAEVSPEGLTDAYGWTFIAASILMVAASVIAACMIRGSKDVLLPAQGDAVLAAH from the coding sequence ATGTCGTCATCCCTGCGCGCCCGTCCCCAGACCCGATGGTGGGCGCTCATCGTCATATCGCTCACGCAGCTGGTCGTCGTCCTCGACGGCACGATCGTGAACATCGCGCTGCCGCGTGCCCAGGCGGACCTCGGACTCACGGACGGACAGCGCCAGTGGGTGGTGACCGCCTACGCCCTCGCGTTCGGGGCGCTGCTCCTGCTCGGCGGTCGGATCGCGGACTACGTCGGACGCAAGCGGATCTTCATGATCGGCATGCTCGGCTTCGGGGCGGCATCGCTCTACGGCGGTCTGTCGCAGCAGGGCTGGGAACTGATCCTCGCCCGCGGACTCCAGGGTGCCTTCGCCGCCCTGCTCGCACCGGCCGCTCTCGCCCTCCTCACCGTCACGTTCCCCTCGGGGCGCGAGCGCAACACCGCCTTCGCCGTCTTCGGGACCGTCGCGGGTACGGGGGCGGCGATCGGGATGCTGCTCGGCGGCGTGCTCACCGAGTTCACCGACTGGCGCTGGTGCCTGCTCGTCAACCTCTTCTTCGTCGTGATCGGCGTCGTGGGTGGGGCGATCGTGCTCACCGAGAGCAGAGCAGAGGGCGACAACCGCTACGACGTCTGGGGTGCGCTCACCGTCACGCTCGGGCTCGGCCTGCTGGTCTACGGCTTCACCCTCGCCGAGAACGGATGGGGCGACCCGCTGACGATCGCCTTCCTGGTCGCCGGTCTCGCGCTGCTCGGCGTCTTCGTGTGGGTGGAGTCGCGGGTGTCTCAGCCGCTCCTGCCGCTGAGGGTCGTCGCCGACCGGGTGCGCGGTGGGGCGTTCCTGATCCAGGGCGTCGCCGGCGCGATCATGATCGGGGCCACGGTCTACCTGACCTTCCACCTGCAGTTCGTGCTCGGCATGGGCGCGCTCCAGGCGGGACTCGCGAGCTTGCCGCTCCCGATCGCGACGATGGTGCTCGCGCCCGTCGCGACCAAGCTGCTCCCCGTCATCGGTCCGCGCCCGATGCTGATCGTCGGGCCGCTGATCGCTGCCGCTGGGCTGTTCACGCTCTCCGGCATCACGCCGGACGGCGCATACCTCGTGCAGATCGCGCCGGCGCTCGTGCTGCTCGGCATCGGCATGGGGTTCGTCTTCATCCCGCTGCAGAACCTGGCGCTCTCCGGCGTCGCGCCGCACGACGCCGGCGTCGCCTCGGCCGTCGCGAACTCGGCAATGCAGATCGGCGGGTCGATCGGTCTGTCGGTCTTCACCGCGGTGTACGCGGCATCGGTCGGCGGGCACGCGCAGGCGGAGGTGTCGCCTGAGGGCTTGACCGACGCCTACGGCTGGACGTTCATCGCGGCATCGATCCTGATGGTCGCGGCGTCCGTGATCGCGGCGTGCATGATCCGCGGATCCAAGGATGTGCTCCTGCCCGCACAGGGCGACGCCGTGCTCGCAGCGCACTGA
- a CDS encoding DIP1984 family protein, which yields MKLAEALTARADLQRRIEQLRARITANARYQEGEEPAEDASALIVEADAALEQLRQLIRRINATNSRLELGADGTMTDALAARDVLRLQHSLLVDAAAAASGANDQYLRQMRSELRQISALPVAELRTRADRVAQELRELDNRIQQANWNNDLEE from the coding sequence ATGAAACTCGCCGAGGCCCTCACGGCGCGCGCCGATCTGCAGCGCCGCATCGAACAACTCCGCGCACGGATCACTGCGAATGCCCGCTATCAGGAAGGCGAGGAGCCGGCCGAAGACGCCTCCGCACTGATCGTCGAAGCGGATGCCGCTCTGGAGCAGTTGCGACAGCTGATCCGCCGCATCAACGCCACGAACTCGCGCCTCGAGCTGGGTGCGGACGGCACCATGACCGATGCGCTCGCCGCCCGCGACGTGCTCCGCCTGCAGCACTCGCTGTTGGTGGATGCTGCCGCGGCGGCATCCGGTGCGAACGACCAGTACCTGCGCCAGATGAGGTCGGAGCTGCGCCAGATCTCGGCACTTCCGGTCGCCGAGCTGCGCACACGCGCTGACCGGGTCGCGCAGGAGCTGCGCGAGCTCGACAACCGGATCCAGCAGGCGAACTGGAACAACGACCTGGAGGAGTAG